In Microbacterium sp. 1.5R, the following are encoded in one genomic region:
- a CDS encoding SDR family NAD(P)-dependent oxidoreductase yields the protein MALTAHSTIGDWMNDPTGGPLIRALFEQTGADPELLTPVLGLPLQQLVAMSQGALPQSVVDDLVRAANGGEIPEADESEGWTEKPTTGRFAGKTVIVTGAASGIGKATASRIAREGGRVIASDIAADKLDALKAELPDADITTVAGDLTKQDAIDAVIAAAGDRIDALANVAGINDDFSPAGETSDAVWDRVIAINLTAPFKLMRAVLPIMEKAGRGSILNVSSEAGLRGNSSGNAYTASKHGIIGVTKSAAFMYGPKGIRVNSVAPGGVATGIPMPPNMSEYGSGRLAPFQQAIPTVATAEHLAASITFLLSDDAVNINGAVLASDGGWSVQ from the coding sequence ATGGCCCTCACAGCACACTCCACCATCGGCGACTGGATGAACGACCCGACCGGCGGGCCACTCATCCGCGCACTCTTCGAGCAGACGGGCGCCGACCCCGAGCTCCTCACCCCCGTGCTCGGACTCCCGCTGCAGCAGCTCGTCGCGATGAGCCAGGGTGCGCTCCCGCAGTCGGTCGTCGATGACCTAGTGCGCGCAGCCAACGGCGGCGAGATCCCCGAGGCCGACGAGTCCGAGGGCTGGACGGAGAAGCCCACCACCGGACGTTTCGCGGGCAAGACCGTGATCGTCACGGGCGCAGCATCCGGAATCGGTAAGGCCACGGCATCCCGCATCGCCCGTGAAGGAGGACGCGTCATCGCCTCCGACATCGCCGCCGACAAGCTCGACGCTCTGAAGGCCGAGCTGCCGGATGCCGACATCACCACCGTCGCCGGAGACCTCACCAAGCAGGACGCGATCGACGCCGTCATCGCCGCCGCGGGCGACCGCATCGACGCCCTCGCGAACGTCGCCGGCATCAACGACGACTTCTCCCCCGCTGGCGAGACCTCGGATGCCGTCTGGGACCGCGTCATCGCCATCAACCTCACCGCCCCGTTCAAGCTCATGCGCGCGGTGCTGCCGATCATGGAGAAGGCCGGCCGCGGCTCGATCCTCAACGTCTCCAGCGAAGCGGGCCTGCGTGGCAACTCGTCGGGCAACGCCTACACGGCCAGCAAGCACGGCATCATCGGCGTCACGAAGTCCGCGGCGTTCATGTACGGGCCGAAGGGCATCCGAGTGAACTCGGTCGCTCCCGGCGGCGTCGCCACCGGCATTCCGATGCCCCCGAACATGTCGGAGTACGGCTCCGGTCGCCTGGCCCCGTTCCAGCAGGCGATCCCGACGGTCGCGACCGCCGAGCACCTCGCCGCGTCGATCACGTTCCTGCTGTCGGACGACGCCGTGAACATCAACGGTGCCGTGCTGGCGTCCGACGGTGGATGGTCGGTGCAGTAA
- a CDS encoding type I restriction endonuclease subunit R has protein sequence MGIQHEDAFETEICEYLGAHGWEYSPNDDGYDRDRALFPADVFAWLEATQPDQVDKLLKPGATPAAHDLGRKQILDRIVAAQTNDPMNGGGTLNTLKAPIGVLNAKFSLFQARPAISLNPTTLARFAANRIRVMRQVTYSAKNQNRIDLVLFVNGIPVSTIELKTNLTQNLAAGLKQYANDRKPEAEPLLTFGRGVLVHFVVTNEEVHMTTKLDGPNTRFLPFNRGKNNGAGNEAIPGTSPTAYFWQEILERDTWLDLLGRFLHYRFEEKTDPIDGKRTYDRSLRFPRYHQWRAVSKLEHTVLEEGPGHNYLIQHSAGSGKTDSIAWAAHRMAQLHSPNGDKAFDGVIVVSDRQVLDGQLRRAVEQLETTAGVFQPITSGGDASKSAQLAQALLAGKQIIGVTLQTFPHALKVIEENTGLAGRHYAVIADEAHSSQSGEAAASLKQVLTAGAEPEDGTAPDAEDVLADIMARKVGIGAISFLAFTATPKGKTVELFGREDETGTKRAFDLYSMKQAIEEGFILDVLKNYLPYDLAFSLAHKDTATSVNVEVDTSKASSEVMRWVRLHPTNISQKVAIIVEHFRTNVRSELGGRAKAMVVTGSRKEAVRYKLAIDTYLKEHELDGQLGALVAFSGSVTDLESGADEFTEATLNPGLKGRSLEKAFAGDEFQVMIVANKFQTGFDQPLLVGMYVDKKLSGITAVQTLSRLNRVIPGKENTYALDFVNDPDVILAAFQDYYEDAELTRPSDPNIIHDMLGKLRSTHIIDPHDVDAVVDAWLNKTSHNKLYSQVKASRDVFWDRWRLAVDAVDDLEKARLEEFRGTVFAFVRSYDFLSQIMDYGDTDIEKWAIFLRVYRRVIEREDADPAAVNTDDIVLTHYRLRKLDAKNLGLTSGKPGELSGITAAGSAQPREAKYGLLQDVIDKINGLFAGTDVDEINGVSAAETILRHVVDNPRIQAEAMANGPVDFQTSPTIAAELEDVMYASAAGHSKAMKALLQKSDFAAVVQVLLSMGLYEKTRGEAERAAGASSL, from the coding sequence TTGGGAATTCAGCACGAAGACGCGTTTGAGACCGAAATCTGCGAATACCTCGGAGCGCACGGCTGGGAGTACTCCCCGAACGATGACGGCTACGACCGCGACCGTGCACTCTTCCCCGCCGATGTCTTCGCCTGGCTGGAGGCGACCCAGCCCGATCAGGTGGACAAGCTCCTCAAGCCTGGCGCCACGCCGGCCGCGCACGACCTCGGTCGCAAGCAGATCCTCGATCGCATCGTTGCCGCGCAAACCAACGACCCGATGAATGGCGGCGGAACGCTCAATACGTTGAAGGCGCCGATCGGCGTCCTCAACGCAAAGTTTTCGCTCTTCCAAGCCCGCCCTGCAATCTCACTAAACCCCACGACACTCGCCCGCTTCGCCGCGAACCGAATCCGCGTAATGCGCCAGGTCACTTATTCCGCCAAGAACCAGAACCGCATTGACCTGGTGCTGTTCGTCAACGGCATCCCGGTCTCGACCATCGAGCTCAAGACGAACCTCACGCAAAACCTCGCGGCCGGCCTCAAGCAGTACGCAAACGATCGCAAGCCGGAGGCCGAACCGCTGCTCACCTTCGGGCGCGGCGTCCTAGTCCACTTCGTCGTCACCAACGAAGAAGTCCACATGACCACCAAGCTCGACGGCCCCAACACACGGTTCCTGCCGTTCAACAGGGGAAAGAACAACGGTGCAGGCAACGAAGCGATCCCCGGCACTAGCCCGACCGCCTACTTCTGGCAGGAGATCCTTGAACGCGACACCTGGCTTGATCTCCTCGGCCGTTTCCTGCACTACCGCTTTGAAGAGAAGACTGATCCGATCGACGGCAAGAGAACCTACGACAGATCTCTCCGCTTCCCGCGCTACCACCAGTGGCGGGCAGTCTCGAAGCTGGAACACACGGTCCTGGAGGAGGGCCCGGGGCACAACTACCTGATCCAGCACTCTGCCGGCTCGGGCAAGACGGATTCCATCGCCTGGGCGGCACATCGGATGGCCCAACTCCACTCGCCCAACGGAGACAAGGCTTTCGACGGGGTGATCGTCGTCTCCGACCGGCAGGTACTCGACGGTCAGCTTCGCCGCGCGGTGGAGCAGCTCGAAACGACCGCAGGGGTCTTCCAGCCCATCACGAGTGGCGGCGATGCATCCAAGTCTGCTCAGCTCGCGCAGGCGCTACTCGCGGGCAAGCAGATCATCGGCGTGACGTTGCAGACGTTCCCCCATGCCCTCAAAGTCATCGAAGAGAACACCGGGCTGGCGGGGCGGCACTACGCCGTTATCGCGGATGAAGCTCACTCTTCCCAGAGCGGCGAAGCTGCCGCTTCACTCAAGCAGGTTCTCACGGCGGGCGCCGAGCCGGAGGATGGGACAGCCCCTGATGCGGAGGACGTCCTGGCAGACATCATGGCCCGCAAGGTCGGGATTGGGGCGATCTCGTTCCTCGCCTTCACCGCCACACCCAAGGGCAAGACCGTCGAGCTCTTCGGACGCGAAGACGAGACCGGCACCAAGCGAGCCTTCGATCTCTACTCGATGAAGCAGGCGATCGAGGAGGGCTTCATCCTCGACGTCCTAAAGAACTACCTTCCCTACGACCTCGCTTTCAGCCTCGCCCACAAAGACACCGCGACGAGTGTGAATGTCGAGGTCGACACCTCCAAGGCGAGCAGCGAAGTGATGCGCTGGGTGCGTCTACACCCAACCAACATCTCTCAGAAGGTCGCGATCATCGTCGAGCACTTCCGCACGAACGTGCGCAGTGAACTAGGCGGGCGGGCGAAGGCGATGGTCGTGACCGGGTCCCGCAAGGAAGCCGTGCGCTACAAGCTCGCCATCGACACTTACCTGAAGGAGCACGAGCTCGACGGTCAGCTCGGCGCGCTCGTCGCATTCTCGGGCAGCGTCACCGATCTGGAATCCGGCGCCGACGAGTTCACCGAAGCCACGCTCAACCCGGGGCTCAAGGGACGGTCACTCGAGAAAGCGTTCGCCGGTGACGAGTTTCAGGTGATGATCGTTGCCAACAAGTTCCAGACCGGATTCGATCAGCCGTTACTCGTCGGGATGTACGTCGATAAGAAGCTGTCCGGGATCACGGCAGTGCAGACACTGTCGCGGCTTAACCGCGTCATTCCCGGCAAGGAGAACACCTACGCTCTCGACTTCGTCAATGACCCTGATGTCATCCTCGCGGCGTTCCAGGACTACTACGAAGACGCTGAGCTGACACGACCGTCCGACCCGAACATCATCCACGACATGCTCGGCAAACTCCGCAGCACGCACATCATCGACCCGCACGACGTTGACGCCGTGGTGGACGCGTGGCTGAACAAGACCAGCCACAACAAGCTGTACTCGCAGGTCAAAGCCTCACGCGACGTCTTCTGGGATCGGTGGCGCCTTGCCGTCGATGCCGTGGACGACCTTGAGAAGGCGCGCCTCGAAGAGTTCCGGGGCACGGTTTTCGCCTTCGTGCGCTCCTACGACTTCCTGTCGCAGATCATGGACTACGGCGACACCGACATCGAGAAGTGGGCGATCTTCCTGCGGGTGTACCGCCGGGTGATCGAACGCGAGGACGCGGACCCCGCCGCAGTCAACACCGACGATATCGTGCTAACTCACTACCGGCTGCGCAAGCTCGACGCAAAGAACCTCGGTCTCACCTCCGGTAAGCCCGGCGAGCTGAGCGGCATCACCGCGGCCGGCTCGGCTCAGCCGCGCGAGGCGAAGTACGGACTTCTGCAGGACGTGATCGACAAGATCAATGGCCTCTTTGCTGGGACTGACGTGGATGAGATCAATGGCGTCAGCGCGGCGGAAACAATTCTGCGCCATGTCGTTGACAACCCACGCATTCAGGCGGAGGCGATGGCGAACGGTCCTGTCGACTTCCAGACATCGCCGACGATCGCCGCCGAACTGGAGGATGTGATGTACGCATCGGCCGCGGGGCACAGCAAGGCGATGAAGGCTCTCCTGCAGAAGAGCGACTTTGCCGCGGTTGTGCAAGTGCTGTTGTCGATGGGGCTATATGAGAAGACCCGCGGCGAAGCGGAAAGAGCTGCTGGGGCATCGTCGTTATGA
- a CDS encoding restriction endonuclease subunit S: MWATFDEVDARAGDAWESLPLLSVSQYRGVIPRAEIDDSAPRADDLRIYKTCIPGDVILNRMSAYKGAVGVSRFAGLVSPDYLVMRPRPDVSPDFLVHLIKTPWFVGEMSRLVRGIGSTEGSNVRTPRIGRRELGSIKVDMPPKREQIGTVAYLDREAAEIDAFIADQEVLIGLLTERRGATISYAVTKGLDTSASMKDSGSSALGDIPSHWKPAAMRRVVSEFVQGVSPQAEGGLADAHSIGVLRAGCVNGGTFNELDHKRLSTSFGFDDSIRVRLGDVIVNRASGSPKLVGSAARVRSLSYNLILSDKTFRLSPADSLAPDFLELFLNSAPYRTQVLGAISGAEGLANNLPMSALKSMTIPIPPLTEQVKIAEYLQRETAELDAAIADARESIALSRERRAALISAAVTGKIDIRGAA; encoded by the coding sequence ATGTGGGCAACGTTCGACGAGGTCGATGCGCGGGCTGGCGACGCGTGGGAAAGCCTCCCCCTCCTCTCCGTGTCTCAGTACCGCGGCGTAATTCCACGTGCCGAGATCGACGACAGCGCCCCCCGCGCAGACGACCTGCGGATATACAAAACGTGCATCCCGGGCGACGTCATTCTGAACCGGATGAGTGCTTACAAGGGTGCCGTCGGTGTTTCCCGGTTCGCAGGGCTCGTCAGTCCGGACTACCTTGTCATGCGCCCCCGACCGGATGTATCCCCTGACTTCCTAGTGCATCTCATCAAGACTCCATGGTTTGTGGGCGAGATGAGTCGACTCGTGCGAGGTATTGGTTCCACCGAAGGCTCAAACGTTCGGACGCCCCGTATCGGACGGCGGGAGCTCGGCTCGATCAAGGTCGACATGCCACCGAAGAGAGAACAGATAGGGACCGTCGCATACCTCGACCGGGAGGCGGCGGAGATCGACGCGTTCATCGCGGATCAGGAAGTACTCATCGGGCTGCTCACCGAGCGGCGCGGCGCAACAATTAGCTACGCCGTTACCAAGGGCCTCGACACCTCCGCTTCCATGAAGGACAGCGGAAGTTCCGCATTGGGCGACATTCCATCGCATTGGAAGCCCGCCGCCATGCGCAGAGTCGTAAGCGAGTTCGTCCAGGGGGTGAGCCCGCAGGCGGAAGGCGGCCTGGCAGACGCGCACTCTATTGGCGTGCTTCGCGCCGGTTGTGTCAATGGCGGTACGTTCAACGAGCTAGACCATAAGCGGCTTAGTACGAGCTTCGGCTTCGACGACTCAATCCGAGTCCGCCTTGGCGATGTCATCGTGAATCGCGCAAGCGGCAGCCCAAAGCTCGTAGGTTCTGCCGCCCGCGTGCGTTCGCTTTCCTACAACCTCATCCTGTCCGACAAGACCTTCCGCTTATCTCCCGCCGATTCACTCGCGCCCGACTTCCTTGAACTGTTCTTGAACTCAGCCCCGTACCGCACCCAAGTTCTCGGCGCGATCAGCGGCGCGGAGGGTCTGGCCAACAACCTGCCAATGTCGGCCCTCAAGTCCATGACCATTCCTATTCCGCCGCTGACTGAACAGGTGAAAATAGCCGAGTACCTCCAACGCGAGACCGCCGAACTCGACGCGGCCATCGCCGACGCTCGCGAATCAATTGCCCTCTCCCGCGAGCGCCGCGCTGCGCTCATCTCAGCGGCGGTGACTGGCAAGATCGACATACGCGGCGCCGCGTAA
- a CDS encoding type I restriction-modification system subunit M translates to MSNNHATFIWSIADLLRGSFKAHQYGDIILPFTVLRRLDAVLAPTKQAVFAAVEQAKADDIPVRASLLKNKAGHTYSFWNESMFDLKTALGDSENLAANLSNYVTGFSENVKDIFDKYKIADRIAELDEHNLLFLVTQRFAEVDLSPTAVPNEEMGHIFEELIRKFAEASNETAGEHFTPRDVIELMVDILLAPESETLAKANVVRSVYDPTAGTGGMLSVAEDHIRSANPSATLTLAGQEINPQSYAICKADMTVKGQSVDAIFFGDTLLNDGHAGATFSYGLSNPPFGVDWKKQQKAVTEEYSQRGFAGRFGAGLPRVSDGSMLFLLHLISKMRSAQDGGGRAAIVLNGSPLFTGGAGSGESNIRKWVLERDLLEAIIALPTDMFYNTGIATYVWVLSTKKSAERVGRVQLIDGSKMFRKMRKGLGSKRNELASDDIAAIVELYEDGADHARSKTFDAEDFFYRTITVERPVRLNWALTPARFAAARQAKTLSKVEWGAFVDLAAPGIAQSTDLRDFRTKLNALLNQGAVSLTAPQLRALLAGLSQRDKNAPIVLDSKKRPEPDPTLRDTENVPWAEDIHAYFEREVKPFAPDAWIDESKTREGCEIPFTRHFYEYVPPRSLAEIDADLEAVLGRIRARLEAVKA, encoded by the coding sequence GTGAGCAACAACCACGCGACCTTCATCTGGTCGATCGCTGACCTTCTCCGCGGGAGCTTCAAAGCGCACCAGTACGGCGACATCATCTTGCCGTTCACGGTGCTCCGTCGCCTCGACGCGGTGCTCGCACCGACCAAGCAGGCCGTTTTCGCTGCGGTCGAGCAGGCGAAGGCCGACGACATCCCGGTGCGCGCATCCCTGCTGAAGAACAAGGCAGGGCACACATACTCGTTCTGGAACGAGTCGATGTTCGATCTGAAGACGGCCCTCGGCGACTCGGAGAACCTCGCCGCGAACCTCTCGAACTACGTGACCGGCTTTTCGGAGAACGTGAAGGATATCTTCGACAAGTACAAGATCGCCGACCGCATCGCCGAACTCGACGAGCACAACCTCCTCTTCCTCGTCACGCAGCGCTTCGCTGAGGTCGACCTGTCTCCTACCGCTGTCCCAAACGAAGAGATGGGGCACATCTTCGAGGAGCTGATCCGCAAGTTCGCGGAGGCTTCGAACGAGACGGCTGGTGAGCACTTCACCCCGCGGGATGTGATCGAGCTGATGGTCGACATCCTCCTGGCACCCGAGTCCGAAACACTCGCGAAGGCGAACGTCGTGCGCTCGGTCTATGACCCAACCGCGGGAACTGGCGGAATGCTGTCGGTGGCCGAGGATCACATCCGCAGCGCGAACCCCAGCGCCACGCTCACCCTCGCGGGGCAAGAGATCAACCCGCAGTCGTACGCCATCTGTAAGGCCGACATGACCGTGAAGGGCCAGTCGGTGGATGCCATCTTCTTTGGCGACACCCTCCTGAACGACGGGCACGCGGGGGCGACGTTCAGCTACGGCCTGTCCAACCCACCCTTCGGGGTGGACTGGAAGAAGCAGCAGAAGGCTGTCACGGAAGAATACTCCCAGCGCGGCTTTGCGGGCCGTTTTGGCGCGGGCCTTCCCCGCGTTTCCGATGGCTCAATGCTCTTCCTCTTGCACCTCATCTCGAAGATGCGCAGCGCCCAGGACGGCGGTGGTCGCGCGGCCATCGTCCTCAACGGAAGCCCGCTCTTCACTGGTGGCGCCGGTTCCGGGGAGTCGAACATTCGCAAGTGGGTGCTTGAGCGCGACCTCCTAGAAGCGATCATCGCTCTGCCGACGGACATGTTCTACAACACCGGTATCGCTACGTATGTCTGGGTGCTTTCCACGAAGAAGAGCGCGGAACGAGTGGGAAGAGTTCAGCTCATCGACGGATCGAAGATGTTCCGGAAGATGCGCAAGGGGCTCGGATCCAAGCGCAACGAGCTGGCGTCCGATGACATCGCCGCCATCGTGGAGCTCTACGAGGACGGTGCCGACCATGCCCGGTCGAAGACGTTCGACGCGGAGGATTTCTTCTACCGAACGATCACCGTCGAACGACCTGTCCGCCTGAACTGGGCGCTTACGCCCGCGCGGTTCGCCGCTGCCCGGCAGGCGAAGACGTTGTCGAAGGTGGAGTGGGGCGCGTTTGTTGACCTCGCCGCCCCAGGGATCGCGCAGAGCACCGACCTCCGCGACTTTCGCACGAAACTGAACGCGCTTCTGAATCAGGGCGCCGTCAGCCTCACTGCGCCGCAGCTTAGGGCGCTTCTAGCCGGCCTTTCCCAACGCGACAAGAACGCGCCGATTGTGCTCGATTCGAAGAAGCGGCCCGAACCAGATCCGACCCTGCGTGACACCGAAAATGTGCCGTGGGCGGAGGATATTCACGCCTACTTCGAGCGTGAGGTGAAGCCGTTCGCGCCGGACGCGTGGATCGACGAGTCAAAGACCAGGGAAGGCTGCGAAATCCCCTTCACGCGCCACTTCTACGAGTATGTCCCGCCGCGGTCTCTCGCGGAGATCGACGCGGACCTCGAAGCGGTGCTGGGCCGTATTCGCGCGCGCCTTGAGGCGGTCAAGGCGTGA
- a CDS encoding GmrSD restriction endonuclease domain-containing protein has protein sequence MAKYSVHQQPVDTLLTWVKSGQVAIPEMQRPFVWDSTKVRDLLDSLYNGFPIGYLITWQSADVGLKDGSKSAFRQILIDGQQRITAMTAALVGQQVVDKSYRKKRIKIAFNPATEKFATHTPVVDRDPAWISDVAEFVNAPNFSATKAYLDANPGVDAETAQRSLERLTSIKQAQVGIITLAEDLDIETVTEIFIRINSKGVPLSSADFAMSKIASHGQFGANLRKLIDYFCHLSVAPHVYDDIATNDSEFAASPYLKAISWLKNDSSDLYDPSYTDVIRVAGIKEFGRGKVAALVSVLSGRDFETRSFDEQLAIESFERLERVLLEIVNQRNFQQFTLTIRSAGFIAPRLISSKNALNFAYALYLKLRSEGAPNEADIKYVVRKWFVMSILTGRYTGSFETAFEADIKRIDDVGARRALEDIEASQLASNFWDVALPMDMKSSSVRSPYFLTFLAAQAHTGAKGFLSKNVTISSMIEEVGDIHHVVPKNYLIKSGINDRGDYNQIANYALTETPINIAIKDRAPSEYMGLVDAQLTSGELRLGEITSLEELEANFAMNAVPTSLTSTTATSYATFLAERRTLMARYIRDYYASL, from the coding sequence ATGGCCAAGTACTCTGTCCACCAGCAGCCCGTCGATACTCTCCTCACATGGGTAAAGTCCGGTCAGGTCGCGATTCCTGAGATGCAGCGGCCGTTCGTCTGGGACTCGACGAAGGTTCGCGACCTACTTGATTCGCTCTACAACGGCTTCCCCATCGGGTATCTCATCACGTGGCAGAGCGCAGATGTCGGATTGAAAGACGGATCGAAGTCAGCGTTCAGACAGATCCTGATCGACGGACAGCAGCGCATCACAGCAATGACAGCTGCGCTCGTGGGGCAGCAGGTTGTTGATAAGTCGTATCGGAAGAAGCGCATCAAGATCGCATTCAACCCGGCGACGGAGAAGTTCGCGACGCACACTCCGGTCGTTGATCGAGACCCGGCATGGATTTCCGACGTCGCGGAGTTCGTGAACGCACCGAACTTCTCGGCGACCAAGGCCTACCTCGACGCCAACCCCGGGGTGGATGCTGAAACCGCACAGCGGTCACTCGAGCGCCTTACTTCCATCAAGCAGGCGCAGGTCGGGATCATCACGCTGGCCGAGGATCTCGACATCGAGACCGTCACGGAGATCTTCATCCGCATCAACTCCAAGGGCGTTCCCCTCAGCAGCGCCGATTTCGCTATGAGCAAGATCGCTAGCCACGGTCAGTTCGGTGCGAACCTTCGCAAGCTCATCGACTATTTCTGCCATCTATCGGTTGCGCCCCATGTGTACGACGACATCGCAACGAACGATTCGGAGTTCGCGGCATCCCCGTACCTGAAAGCGATCAGTTGGCTCAAGAATGACTCGTCCGACCTTTACGATCCGAGCTACACCGACGTTATCCGCGTCGCTGGGATTAAAGAGTTCGGCCGCGGCAAGGTCGCGGCGCTGGTGAGCGTGCTCTCCGGCCGAGACTTCGAGACGCGCTCCTTCGACGAACAGCTCGCCATCGAATCGTTCGAGCGCCTCGAGCGGGTTCTCCTCGAGATCGTCAACCAGCGGAACTTCCAACAGTTCACGCTTACCATTCGCTCTGCCGGGTTCATCGCACCCCGATTGATCAGCTCGAAGAACGCGTTGAACTTCGCCTACGCGCTGTATCTGAAGCTGCGTTCGGAAGGCGCACCGAACGAAGCAGACATCAAGTACGTAGTCCGTAAGTGGTTCGTGATGTCGATCCTCACCGGACGGTACACGGGGAGCTTCGAGACGGCGTTCGAAGCGGATATCAAAAGGATCGACGACGTCGGCGCGCGTCGCGCTCTGGAGGATATCGAGGCCTCGCAGCTCGCGTCAAACTTCTGGGACGTGGCTCTGCCGATGGACATGAAGTCGTCGAGCGTGCGCAGCCCGTACTTCCTCACCTTCCTGGCGGCTCAGGCCCACACCGGCGCGAAGGGCTTCCTCTCAAAGAACGTGACGATCTCGAGCATGATCGAAGAGGTTGGCGACATTCATCACGTCGTGCCGAAGAACTATCTGATCAAGAGCGGCATCAACGACCGCGGTGACTACAACCAGATCGCGAACTACGCGCTGACCGAGACCCCGATCAATATCGCAATCAAGGATCGAGCTCCGTCTGAGTATATGGGGCTCGTGGACGCACAGCTCACCTCCGGTGAGCTTCGGCTCGGTGAGATCACTTCGCTGGAAGAGCTTGAGGCGAACTTCGCGATGAACGCGGTTCCGACGAGCCTCACTTCAACGACGGCGACGTCTTACGCCACGTTCCTGGCCGAGCGGCGCACACTGATGGCACGGTATATCCGGGACTACTACGCCTCACTATAG
- a CDS encoding TIGR02391 family protein, with the protein MAAHEEVAMRLHADLHPALSEARPSFERGSYQAAIFDATHQVEIRVRDLAHLGPDTYGVTLMHTAQS; encoded by the coding sequence GTGGCAGCGCACGAAGAGGTCGCGATGCGCCTGCATGCTGACCTTCATCCCGCGCTGTCCGAAGCTCGACCGAGCTTCGAACGAGGCAGCTACCAGGCCGCCATATTCGACGCCACGCACCAAGTAGAGATTCGCGTGCGCGACCTGGCCCATCTCGGCCCGGACACCTACGGTGTCACGCTGATGCACACGGCCCAATCCTGA
- a CDS encoding HAD hydrolase-like protein, which yields MSLEAIPVEPTSTKLGSNFEAVFDSAEIGWTKPNARAFQHVLDSLQLAPREVFFTDDSARKLIGAETLGIPIHHFTVVTALRDALTQ from the coding sequence ATGAGCCTCGAGGCGATCCCTGTCGAGCCCACGTCGACAAAACTCGGCTCCAACTTCGAGGCGGTCTTCGACTCCGCCGAGATCGGATGGACGAAGCCCAACGCACGCGCGTTCCAGCACGTCCTCGATTCGCTGCAGCTCGCACCGCGCGAGGTGTTCTTCACCGACGACTCCGCCAGGAAGCTCATCGGCGCAGAAACCCTCGGCATTCCGATCCATCACTTCACGGTAGTTACCGCACTCCGCGACGCCCTGACGCAGTGA
- a CDS encoding metallophosphoesterase: MILTEHSRPSHTFVHISDTHLPGERAPLYGSGADADANLASVLSRLVSSGLKPDALLFTGDLADRGDASSYRRLRELVEPAVEALGCEVVWAMGNHDERGAMRAELGLPGGSSDAVVEVRWFGGMRVIVLDSTVPGQHWGRVDEAQLEWLSAELSAPAPEGSLLLIHHPPLPTVLDLAVTVELREQASLAEVLRGSDVRGILSGHVHHPSFGTFAGIPVAAASSSAYGQDLAQPVGATRGQDAAQGYNLVHVYDGTIVHSVVGLEVGADVGEPVAADEAGRRIAGRGISWRERV; this comes from the coding sequence ATGATCCTCACCGAGCACTCTCGCCCATCGCACACCTTCGTGCACATCTCCGATACGCACCTTCCCGGTGAACGCGCGCCGCTGTATGGCAGTGGGGCGGATGCCGATGCGAACCTGGCTTCGGTGCTGTCGCGGTTGGTGTCTTCTGGCTTGAAGCCTGATGCGCTGTTGTTCACGGGGGATCTCGCGGATCGGGGAGATGCGTCGTCGTATCGGCGGTTGCGGGAGCTGGTGGAGCCGGCGGTTGAGGCGTTGGGGTGTGAGGTCGTGTGGGCCATGGGCAACCACGACGAGCGCGGGGCGATGCGGGCGGAGCTGGGGTTGCCCGGGGGCTCTTCAGATGCCGTGGTCGAGGTGCGCTGGTTCGGCGGGATGCGGGTGATCGTGCTGGACTCGACGGTTCCCGGGCAGCACTGGGGTCGGGTCGATGAGGCGCAGTTGGAGTGGCTGTCTGCGGAACTGTCGGCGCCTGCGCCGGAGGGTTCGCTGCTGTTGATCCATCACCCGCCGCTGCCCACGGTGCTCGACCTCGCGGTGACGGTCGAGCTGCGTGAGCAGGCTTCCCTTGCTGAGGTGTTGCGTGGTTCGGATGTGCGGGGGATCCTGTCGGGACACGTGCATCACCCGTCCTTCGGGACCTTCGCCGGGATTCCCGTGGCGGCCGCGTCGTCGAGTGCGTACGGGCAGGATCTCGCGCAGCCGGTTGGAGCTACGCGTGGGCAGGATGCTGCGCAGGGGTACAACCTCGTGCACGTGTACGACGGGACGATCGTGCACTCGGTCGTCGGGCTCGAGGTCGGGGCGGATGTCGGGGAGCCGGTTGCGGCAGATGAGGCCGGGCGGCGGATTGCTGGGCGGGGGATTTCTTGGCGGGAGCGGGTGTAG